From the Isachenkonia alkalipeptolytica genome, one window contains:
- a CDS encoding potassium channel family protein, with protein sequence MACTSFENAKALVNSLTQLDGEESIIMEGATYHLVNSYDDLIKLNNKFNFIRSLNRNGKDDDVKHEGSLLENVFFVIRFDIELSSIQKKAGLLLEGLRISNCVFLGELKKDIQSDDDPNWEEGSLVLDRCLIKNEIRFVFNPVSFEAYDCCFMGSVSFHDLRDTFAGYFCDFTQIEIQTAHIDNLVLEECSAKSLLINFDSHQPILNVVEITHCRIEDISFNSNNYAARVINKKLVLIGNDIKNFTTKKLHAKTLWINKCTIENIMVEKSIIDADFIMVENTFDTINLRGTYFRGKILFDISFIEYGDMNRIFKYNLRDTETIENVNVFIRLANQNNDTDAELKLKYFQSVQKNKAYNTGVKYIANKVLDITTGYFTNYRRIVLTMIATIVIFGAVYSLFPQYILVGDTTLDIATNNNTVLVIVNSFYFSLISYTTIGYGDLSPIGIFKLLSGIEGMLGVLISASLVTVFARKFL encoded by the coding sequence ATGGCCTGTACTTCTTTTGAAAATGCCAAGGCTTTAGTAAATAGCTTAACCCAGTTAGATGGGGAAGAGTCTATTATTATGGAGGGGGCTACCTATCATCTTGTTAATTCCTACGATGATTTAATAAAACTGAATAATAAGTTCAATTTTATAAGATCACTAAATAGGAATGGAAAAGATGATGACGTGAAACATGAAGGGTCTCTTCTGGAAAATGTATTTTTTGTGATTCGATTTGACATAGAACTAAGTAGTATTCAAAAGAAAGCAGGTCTTCTCTTGGAGGGTCTCAGGATAAGCAACTGTGTGTTTTTAGGGGAGCTTAAAAAAGACATTCAAAGTGATGATGACCCAAATTGGGAAGAAGGATCATTAGTGCTAGACCGTTGTTTAATAAAGAATGAAATAAGATTTGTTTTTAATCCGGTATCCTTTGAAGCTTACGATTGTTGTTTTATGGGTAGCGTATCATTCCATGATCTAAGGGATACTTTCGCAGGATATTTTTGTGATTTCACACAAATAGAAATCCAGACAGCACATATCGATAACTTAGTTTTGGAAGAGTGTTCTGCAAAGTCATTACTTATCAACTTCGATTCTCATCAGCCGATTCTAAATGTAGTCGAAATCACTCATTGTAGGATTGAAGATATAAGTTTTAATAGCAATAATTACGCTGCCAGGGTTATAAATAAAAAACTCGTATTAATTGGAAACGACATTAAGAATTTTACAACAAAAAAATTACATGCGAAAACTTTATGGATCAATAAGTGTACTATTGAAAATATAATGGTAGAGAAATCAATAATTGACGCTGATTTCATTATGGTTGAGAATACCTTTGATACAATAAATTTACGAGGTACGTATTTTAGAGGGAAAATCTTATTTGACATTAGCTTTATTGAATACGGAGATATGAACAGAATTTTTAAGTACAACTTAAGGGATACGGAAACAATTGAAAACGTAAATGTTTTTATTAGGCTGGCTAATCAGAACAATGATACGGATGCTGAACTGAAATTGAAATATTTCCAAAGTGTGCAAAAAAACAAAGCGTATAATACAGGGGTCAAATACATAGCGAACAAAGTTTTAGATATTACAACAGGCTACTTTACAAATTACAGAAGAATCGTTCTAACAATGATAGCTACTATTGTCATTTTTGGAGCTGTGTATTCACTGTTTCCACAATATATTTTGGTGGGGGATACCACACTGGATATAGCAACAAACAATAATACTGTTTTAGTGATAGTGAATTCATTTTACTTCTCGTTGATATCGTATACCACCATTGGATATGGAGACTTGTCTCCCATTGGGATATTTAAATTATTATCAGGGATCGAAGGTATGCTTGGGGTCTTAATATCAGCCTCATTGGTAACTGTTTTTGCACGTAAATTTTTATAA
- a CDS encoding MetQ/NlpA family ABC transporter substrate-binding protein: MTKRKGIIIGLLLIITWGIFVGCTDAGEDEELSTLRIGASPVPHSEILEFIEEDLKKEGIALEIVEFTDYVTPNLSLEEEEVDANFFQHGPYLESFNGEHGLNLSSVLEVHVEPLGLYSNSLGDIEELQEGSTIAIPNDPTNGGRALLLLSEFGLIDVEEGSDLQVTISDIKNNPKNLEFVELEAPQLPRSLEDVDAAVINTNYALEADFHPLEDALISENENSPYTNVIATREELTDLEKIQALIEVLTREKVEDFLWENYDGAVVPVF; this comes from the coding sequence ATGACGAAAAGAAAAGGAATTATTATTGGATTGTTGTTGATTATCACTTGGGGAATTTTTGTGGGATGCACCGATGCAGGGGAGGACGAGGAACTTTCCACTTTGAGAATCGGCGCTAGCCCCGTACCCCACAGTGAAATTCTGGAGTTTATCGAAGAGGACTTAAAAAAGGAGGGCATCGCTTTAGAGATCGTAGAGTTTACCGATTACGTAACCCCCAACCTCTCCCTGGAGGAAGAGGAAGTTGATGCGAACTTCTTTCAGCACGGCCCCTACTTAGAGAGTTTTAACGGCGAACACGGACTGAACTTATCAAGCGTACTGGAAGTACACGTGGAACCCTTGGGTCTTTATTCCAATAGCCTGGGGGATATCGAAGAGCTTCAGGAAGGAAGCACCATTGCCATACCCAATGACCCGACCAATGGGGGAAGAGCCTTACTGCTTCTTAGTGAGTTTGGGCTGATTGATGTAGAGGAAGGGTCGGACCTACAGGTTACCATCAGTGATATTAAAAACAATCCGAAAAACTTAGAATTCGTGGAGTTGGAGGCTCCTCAACTACCAAGATCCCTAGAGGATGTGGACGCTGCGGTGATTAATACGAATTATGCCCTGGAGGCGGATTTTCATCCCTTAGAGGATGCGTTAATCAGTGAGAATGAAAACTCACCCTACACCAATGTGATCGCCACCAGAGAGGAGTTAACGGATTTGGAAAAGATCCAGGCATTAATTGAAGTGTTGACGAGGGAAAAAGTCGAGGACTTCCTATGGGAGAACTACGACGGTGCGGTGGTTCCCGTGTTTTAA
- a CDS encoding methionine ABC transporter permease — protein MERMIQLLIPALLETLYMSTSATFFGVIFGTVLGVMLKITEKGFIASNPAVHRVLSYVVNIGRSFPFVILMIAIMPLTRAMVGSSIGTGAAVVPLSLATIPFFARVVESALGEIDFGLIEAAQSMGATNGEIIRKVLLPESISPLVLGITITFVNVVGYSAMAGVVGGGGLGDLAIRYGYHRFDQEVMFSTIIVLVVLVTTVQWTGSFLANKLNRRRS, from the coding sequence ATGGAAAGAATGATTCAGTTGTTGATCCCGGCATTGCTGGAGACTTTGTATATGAGTACCTCGGCCACGTTTTTCGGAGTGATATTCGGTACCGTGCTGGGGGTGATGCTGAAGATCACGGAAAAAGGCTTTATCGCATCGAATCCGGCTGTTCATCGGGTGCTGTCCTATGTAGTTAACATCGGGAGATCCTTTCCCTTTGTGATATTAATGATTGCCATTATGCCCTTGACCCGGGCTATGGTGGGCAGTTCCATCGGAACCGGTGCCGCTGTAGTGCCCTTGAGCTTGGCCACGATTCCCTTTTTTGCCAGGGTGGTGGAAAGCGCCCTGGGAGAAATCGACTTCGGGCTGATAGAAGCCGCCCAGTCCATGGGGGCCACCAATGGTGAAATCATTCGAAAAGTCCTGCTACCTGAAAGCATCTCCCCGTTGGTACTGGGGATTACCATTACCTTTGTGAATGTGGTGGGTTACTCGGCCATGGCCGGGGTTGTGGGAGGAGGTGGTTTGGGTGATCTGGCCATTCGCTATGGCTACCATCGCTTCGATCAGGAAGTGATGTTTAGCACCATTATCGTCCTGGTGGTCCTGGTAACCACCGTACAATGGACCGGAAGTTTTCTTGCCAATAAATTGAATAGGAGGAGAAGTTAA
- a CDS encoding FAD-dependent oxidoreductase, protein MVKTNRMLIFISILLTLSILVACEAPEDNGVDENGEAEAPQEEENVMDTDVLVVGGGGAGLAAAIEASEEGASVVLVEKLGMLGGSTSLSGGILHASESPVQERAGIEEPWEDFADYWMEMSEGNADEEMINYIARNSGETIAWLEERGVVFQEDLTAEGISPAQRGHHAEDGGFGITRPLEEVAEDLGVEIILNTTVTELILEDDGTVIGAVGENGNGQTFTFNAEAVILATGGFDQNEEMIEEYAPVASGQFSYAASGNVGDGLRMAEEAGADIVAPNGVIGFRGVDPSVSYRGELGGLVFAPNLYVDESGQRFMNEADYYALMYEAMVENESEEFYSIFSGEVPEEILDEGVEEGYAVSAESFEELAEAIGVPEENFLNTIERFNELVEIGEDEDYGNPAIAEIEENNLYALTVHPATLSSFGGPRVNLQGEVLDSEGNHIGGLYAAGDVANGQLYDSVYPASGTCITSVLVMGREAGKTAAMSVE, encoded by the coding sequence TTGGTAAAAACAAACAGAATGTTGATCTTTATTTCAATTTTATTAACCCTTAGTATACTTGTCGCCTGTGAGGCGCCCGAGGATAATGGGGTTGATGAAAACGGGGAAGCAGAAGCTCCCCAGGAAGAAGAAAACGTCATGGATACGGATGTACTGGTAGTAGGGGGTGGCGGTGCCGGTTTGGCCGCAGCTATAGAAGCCTCTGAAGAGGGAGCCTCTGTTGTTTTAGTAGAGAAATTAGGAATGCTAGGCGGTAGCACAAGTTTATCCGGAGGTATTTTGCATGCTTCAGAAAGTCCGGTACAGGAACGGGCCGGAATTGAAGAACCATGGGAGGATTTTGCGGATTACTGGATGGAGATGTCAGAAGGCAATGCGGATGAAGAAATGATTAACTACATTGCCCGAAATTCCGGTGAAACGATTGCATGGTTAGAAGAACGAGGTGTGGTCTTTCAAGAAGATCTAACTGCCGAAGGAATCAGTCCTGCACAACGAGGCCACCATGCGGAAGATGGGGGATTTGGTATAACACGACCCTTAGAGGAAGTTGCGGAAGATTTAGGTGTGGAGATTATTCTTAATACCACCGTAACGGAGCTTATTTTAGAAGATGATGGCACCGTAATCGGTGCGGTAGGTGAAAACGGTAATGGACAAACTTTCACATTTAATGCTGAAGCCGTAATTTTAGCCACCGGTGGATTTGATCAAAATGAAGAAATGATAGAAGAGTATGCTCCGGTAGCCAGTGGTCAATTTTCTTATGCTGCCTCCGGTAATGTCGGCGACGGACTACGAATGGCAGAAGAAGCAGGAGCTGATATCGTAGCACCAAATGGCGTTATTGGATTCCGAGGAGTTGACCCGAGTGTTTCCTACAGAGGGGAACTCGGCGGATTGGTGTTTGCTCCGAATCTATATGTTGATGAGAGTGGACAACGATTTATGAACGAAGCTGATTACTACGCTTTGATGTATGAAGCCATGGTAGAAAACGAAAGTGAAGAATTCTACTCAATTTTCAGCGGCGAAGTACCGGAAGAGATCCTAGATGAAGGCGTTGAAGAAGGATACGCGGTAAGCGCCGAGAGTTTTGAAGAATTAGCAGAAGCTATTGGTGTACCAGAGGAGAATTTCTTAAATACCATAGAACGATTTAATGAATTAGTAGAAATCGGTGAAGACGAGGACTATGGAAACCCTGCAATTGCCGAGATTGAAGAGAACAATCTGTATGCCTTAACGGTGCATCCGGCCACATTAAGTTCCTTTGGAGGACCAAGAGTCAATCTACAAGGGGAAGTATTAGATTCGGAAGGGAACCACATTGGCGGGCTATATGCTGCCGGTGATGTTGCGAATGGTCAATTGTATGATTCTGTCTATCCCGCTAGCGGAACTTGCATCACTTCCGTGCTGGTTATGGGCCGCGAGGCCGGAAAAACAGCAGCCATGAGTGTAGAGTGA
- a CDS encoding DUF4139 domain-containing protein, protein MRKVSTRKDTEEIALTIYNGGFGAVKEKRSIDMKADESELIFGDVAQLIETDSLIVEGINVLEFNYDFDLVSREKLLEKYVDKQVYLKDRETKEKKSCRLLSVEAGGRCVLEDDATKEIYTDTKEEIVLPSLPSGLIVRPALVWKTDGKPSEKVKVSYLSGGFRWHANYVVEMKEETLNIAGWAEIQNTSGMTFENARIKLIAGDVNREVEEMEPDGMYELEITSSYEPEVKAFFDYHMYTLGQATTLKDNQSKQIGILTGEGIPYKQYYQLGLYEDKADIIVEFQNRQEHGLGVAMPQGKIKLYKEDTADGSLEFIGEDGIMHTPKNEAITLSIGKAFDIAFEYKKIDHKKMGGVEYYKYEVIIRNHKETEAEVRFEHSRHGVWEMVTSSHEYIKVSSSQIEYRVTVPAEGDITVEFEYKVDRRIDVNLRK, encoded by the coding sequence ATGAGGAAAGTATCAACCCGTAAGGATACTGAGGAAATTGCATTAACCATTTACAATGGAGGCTTTGGTGCGGTGAAAGAAAAACGGTCCATCGATATGAAAGCCGATGAATCCGAACTTATTTTTGGCGACGTTGCCCAGCTGATTGAAACCGACTCCTTAATTGTAGAAGGGATCAACGTTTTAGAATTCAACTATGATTTTGATCTGGTCAGCAGAGAAAAGCTCTTGGAGAAATATGTGGATAAGCAAGTGTATTTAAAGGATCGGGAAACCAAAGAGAAAAAAAGTTGTCGTCTGCTCTCGGTGGAGGCCGGCGGTCGTTGTGTTCTTGAAGACGATGCCACAAAGGAAATCTACACCGATACCAAAGAAGAAATCGTGCTGCCCTCACTACCATCGGGGCTGATTGTACGACCGGCCCTGGTTTGGAAAACCGATGGCAAACCTTCGGAAAAAGTGAAAGTATCCTACTTAAGTGGAGGCTTTCGCTGGCATGCCAATTATGTGGTGGAAATGAAAGAAGAGACCTTAAACATTGCGGGATGGGCGGAAATCCAAAATACCAGCGGGATGACGTTTGAAAATGCCCGGATTAAGCTTATCGCGGGAGACGTCAATCGGGAAGTAGAGGAAATGGAGCCGGACGGGATGTATGAACTTGAAATAACGTCTTCCTATGAACCGGAAGTAAAAGCTTTCTTTGATTATCATATGTATACCTTAGGCCAGGCCACGACCCTTAAAGACAATCAATCCAAGCAAATCGGGATCTTAACGGGAGAGGGGATTCCCTATAAGCAGTATTATCAACTGGGTCTTTATGAAGATAAGGCCGATATTATTGTAGAGTTTCAGAATCGACAAGAGCATGGACTGGGGGTGGCCATGCCCCAGGGGAAAATCAAGCTGTATAAAGAGGATACTGCCGACGGATCCCTGGAATTTATCGGAGAAGACGGTATAATGCATACCCCGAAAAATGAAGCTATTACCCTTTCCATTGGCAAAGCCTTTGATATCGCCTTTGAATATAAGAAAATCGATCATAAAAAAATGGGCGGTGTGGAATATTATAAATATGAGGTGATCATTAGAAACCATAAAGAGACGGAGGCGGAAGTCCGGTTTGAGCATTCCCGTCACGGTGTGTGGGAGATGGTTACCTCCTCTCACGAGTATATTAAAGTATCCTCTTCCCAAATAGAGTACCGAGTTACCGTGCCGGCGGAGGGTGACATTACCGTGGAGTTTGAATATAAGGTGGACCGAAGGATCGATGTTAATTTGAGAAAGTAG
- a CDS encoding methionine ABC transporter ATP-binding protein: MIHFQKISKTYPSKNGGVKALKNVDLIVNAREIFGVIGLSGAGKSTLLRLVNGLETFDEGNLTVDGVNLQTCDKKDLRALRQNTGMIFQHYHLLQHRKVGGNIAFPLELSGESRSKIEKKVDELLEIVDLKEKKHHYPAVLSGGQRQRVAIARALATNPKILLCDEATSSLDPITGKAILSLLEKINRELGITILMISHQLSAVSRICHRVGVLQNGEMIEQGSKEQVLGYPKKTYTRALIESSEIHGKAHLKREVV, from the coding sequence ATGATACATTTCCAAAAAATTTCGAAAACCTATCCCTCAAAGAACGGCGGGGTAAAAGCACTGAAGAACGTTGATTTAATTGTAAATGCCCGGGAGATTTTCGGGGTGATCGGACTGAGCGGTGCGGGAAAATCCACCTTGCTGCGCTTGGTCAACGGACTGGAAACCTTTGATGAAGGAAACTTAACGGTGGACGGCGTGAATTTACAGACCTGTGACAAAAAGGATCTTCGAGCCTTACGACAAAATACGGGAATGATTTTTCAACATTACCATCTTCTGCAACACCGAAAAGTTGGGGGGAATATTGCTTTTCCCCTGGAACTGTCCGGGGAGTCCCGATCGAAAATTGAGAAAAAAGTCGATGAACTACTGGAAATTGTAGACTTAAAGGAGAAAAAGCACCACTACCCCGCAGTACTAAGCGGCGGTCAACGGCAGCGGGTGGCCATCGCCCGGGCCCTGGCCACCAATCCGAAAATTTTATTATGCGATGAGGCCACCTCCAGTTTGGATCCCATTACCGGGAAGGCGATTCTAAGCTTACTGGAAAAAATCAATCGGGAGTTGGGCATTACGATTCTAATGATCAGCCATCAGTTATCCGCGGTGTCCAGAATATGTCACCGGGTGGGGGTCTTGCAAAATGGGGAAATGATTGAACAAGGATCAAAGGAGCAGGTCCTGGGTTATCCGAAAAAGACTTATACCAGGGCGTTGATCGAGTCCTCGGAGATTCATGGAAAAGCGCATTTGAAAAGGGAGGTGGTGTAA
- a CDS encoding DUF2087 domain-containing protein → MENINEAFWKASPEEMQRGYIYRREEEDYRCLICGESFQDGRVYQRKGKLLDAKLTVKDHIVEKHQSVFHYLLNLSKRYTGLTDTQKEILEDLYLGRSDKEIVKNQGGKSPATIRNHRFKLREKEKQARVFLALMGLLDNPKKPKTPSEELVDIHRRATSVDDRYVITQGEQEKILQAYIKDGRVTSFPSKEKKKIVILQYIMEAFEANKQYREKEVNEIIKEKIEDYVTVRRYLIQYGFLDRKRDGSFYWVKE, encoded by the coding sequence ATGGAAAACATAAACGAAGCTTTTTGGAAAGCATCTCCGGAGGAAATGCAGCGGGGATACATTTATCGAAGGGAGGAAGAGGACTATCGGTGCCTGATCTGCGGTGAGAGTTTTCAGGACGGGAGGGTTTATCAGCGAAAGGGGAAGCTGTTGGATGCGAAACTGACGGTAAAGGACCACATCGTCGAAAAACATCAGTCGGTTTTTCATTATCTGTTGAACTTAAGCAAACGGTATACGGGATTGACGGATACCCAAAAAGAAATCCTGGAAGATCTCTATTTAGGTCGCAGTGATAAGGAAATCGTCAAAAATCAGGGAGGGAAAAGTCCCGCTACCATTCGAAATCATCGTTTTAAACTGCGGGAGAAGGAAAAACAGGCAAGGGTCTTCCTAGCTCTGATGGGACTTTTGGACAATCCAAAGAAACCGAAAACCCCCTCGGAGGAGTTAGTGGATATTCACCGCCGGGCAACCTCCGTGGACGACCGCTACGTGATTACCCAGGGTGAGCAGGAAAAAATACTACAGGCCTATATTAAAGATGGTCGGGTTACAAGCTTTCCCAGCAAGGAAAAGAAAAAGATCGTGATCCTTCAATACATTATGGAGGCCTTTGAGGCGAATAAGCAGTATCGGGAAAAGGAGGTAAATGAAATCATCAAAGAGAAGATTGAGGACTACGTTACGGTCCGACGCTATCTGATTCAATACGGATTTTTAGACCGAAAAAGGGACGGTAGTTTTTACTGGGTGAAAGAATAA